Part of the Nicotiana sylvestris chromosome 2, ASM39365v2, whole genome shotgun sequence genome, gaCCAGCCAACTTTGGTCGCAAATTTTGGGCGGTAATTCTCAGATATCTAGTAGTGGCTGCTAAAGTTGCTGTTGAAGTAGAAAGCAATGTCCCTGCAGAATTGTTTGGCCAGACTAACAGATGATGCAAGGTCTGTATACTCGGGTGCTACAATGCTTCTGTCTCAATCCAAGTTGTAGTTCACCAAAGTTTGTGAATTATATTGTTGTAATCTTATCACATGTTCGTGCTGTAATCTGAATGAAATAACAAATCTTTGGATTTGTGCCCTGAtcacttctctcttttttttctaccTCTGGATTACTTTGAAAATTTATACTCAATTAAAGCAGATCtaactttccaaaaaaaaaaaaaaaaggtaatttCATGGTTGCTGCCGTTTATGGTAGTCATTGTAACTTGGCCTACTGCAAACTTGGAGATAAAAGGTGGACATGCATTGACAAAGGTAGGATGGGATACGATGATGCCATTTTTCATGCGCAGAAGTTATATGTTGTGACATTCAGTAGTCACTTGTGTTTGAGTTGTTTGCTCTTCCAAAACTTGTCGAAACCATAGAACCACCCCAACAAGAAGGGTATCCGCAAAGACGCTACTTGGGCTGCTCCAGGTTCAACGACATTTGAGCAGGACTGGGGAAGGTAAAAGTTATCGTTATCGGGCAAGCTTCTTCAACTTATATATTTATGTACCCAGCAGTCGTAGTTGGAGTAAAGTGGAAAACATAGGTGAAAAGGTGCTATATTTGGAACTAAATACATCAATTTCAATAGCATCTACTCATCTTCGTGGATATAAGGGGAAGCATATTATTTTACAGATATAGTAGAAGTACACAGTCCTTGCCATGATGTGAAATTGACAAATGCTGGTTGTGGCCAACACCAAtttggtacatacacaatcctgAAGATTTCATTGAGCAGTAGTCCTGGACCTTTGACAAGGACTAAGGTGGAATGATAAAGCTTGTTTTTTTTCTTCACGCAATTAGTTTCATATAGTTCAGTTTTACTCTTCTTATGTATAGTTATTGTTTCGTTTCCGTTATTATAGAAACCAATTTGTTATATAAATCCCATTCTAAACACTTAAATGTTAATTTTTCAATCATGTACGCttcactcccccccccccccacacacccATGTACATATTACTTGCTTAAGTTAAGACCTTTTGTATTTGACTCTTTTCTGAGCTGGACTTTGATAGACAACTTCGGACTGGAAGGTTCTAATTATACTTCAGTGTGGGCCTTAGAACATTTTCCGGAGTGAGTAATTGAGTTGTCAGCAGATAATTGGCCAGCTAAAGTACTTGGTTCCAGGATATTAGCACTCTAATTTCATAGTACATTATTTGTTCTACATTTAATTCAGttatatttatgtatttcttgtacgacttaatttttcttctttctttgaaCTGTTATTTCCTTTTCACATttttaaagtgacaaatttgattTCTAACGcttgaagataacaaaaaaagtAAATTGTAAAATTCCATATGAAATGTTTATAAGCTATGAGGCAGCTAGGATCATTCACCGactgttggcccaagtaaatgctagttttgaagactgacaaaggaactcataCATGAatcaggttcatcctagtggagCACAGATATGGATAGACTTAAGTATGTGAGATGCACATGAACGAGATAAACCTAACTTGCCAGAAGCAATATCtcttgcatattggataaggagaaggactccttactcaaagagaataCGATTTGAGAAAGGGAAGGAGTTAGAGGTTGAGATCAACTaaaactcttccaccaaggaagagtagcatcagaATTCTAATCAATATCtatttactaactctataaatatgagtgttgttctcttttacaggtaacacacataagcagaagttaaaagTGAATTGAGAACAAAATAGCaagcaattttgcaagcaatttgtcTGTAATTCAagcgtgcaaacctgaagctacttgaatcagacagaagaaccagttccaagtgtctgtcttttattctagttcaattgtagtaggtggtttcatattgtacctttcagctttatctagaagcaattgtattaggtacttagagttttcaagttagagttaacttgaagttgtcgctacagttgaggctgtgtgctacaacgggattagagtttgtcctaggtttacaaaagagtttttgtaaatgcaatttttggctcagtgattttagtggagagtttgggaaaatcctactagaaagtaggtcgtggttttttcaccttttgagccaggtgttttccacgtaaaatacttgtgttctttactttccgcatttactATTTCTGCAATAGTAGGTTAAGGAACACTTAGAAGAACCAAGTCCTTCCATAAACAGCTTAAGCGAAAAATTgatcaccacacaaatcaccccctcttgtgtggtattgaagtataaagcATCACCGACTGTCTGATAACATTCCTCAGCCCAATAATAAGTACATGGGAATTTCCATTTGGCAGTTGTGAGTAGTATAATAGCACAAATAAATGAGAATGATGTCTTTAGTCAAAAAGGAAACAATTATGTGCTGCTAAAATTAAGAAGGCTAGTAATTGGATTCATGTACTTATCGAGTAAACCAAGAAACTTGGCCGGATATATTGTTATTCCCTGCATACAGGCAAAAAGATATTCCACTGCTTGTTCATGGGGTTTCTCGCCCAAATACTagcttattttcatttttttgtccTTCATGCATAGCCTCAAACAGAGTTATATTTCATTAAAAGACACAAATTAAGAAGAAAAGGAAGGAAGAAACTAAAATGGGACACACGAGCTTGAAATGTTGCAATACAGAGTTCTTCCTCTATATTGTAGCAGTTGTGTTTCTAGTGTTGTGCGCTGGTTTGATGTCTGGGCTCACGTTAGGCCTCATGTCTATGAGCATTATTGATCTTGAGGTTCTAGCAAAATCTGGAACGCCCAAAGACCGTCTCCATGCTTGTATGCACTCTCCacatatatttgtttctttcttttccatTTCTTAATTTATTCTATGCATTAAAAGTTTCTTGTCATTCTTTAGTCCAGTTACCAAGCAACAAGGACAAATATTAAATTGAATACTTATAACTTTCTCGCTAGTGACACAATTAGTCAGCTCTTCTATTCCATTATTGAAATCACAAGTGTAACTCAGTTCTAGAATTTACACGTCGATTGAAGACTACTCCCTCCgtttatgtgaacttgtttgactgaGCATGAAGTTTaataaaaaatgaagacttttggaatttgtggtcctaaacaagttaaaaaggaACCCAGattatttgtgtggttataaaagcttctcattaaaggtagaattgtaagtttaagctaaatggtttccaaatttagaaaggggtcattctttttggaacggaccaaaaaggaaataggttcacataaactggaacggggattattttttttgcttttttatttatttatttagagaAATCAGATCCAAGAGTCAGCTTGGAGCTCAGAGGGAGAGTATGTACAATAGGTAGAGAGAAGATGGTTACAGGAAAGTGAGCCTGGAGCTGAAAGGGAGAGTAAATACATTGGGCAGAGAGAAGACAGTTGTGGAAATGAGCTTACCAAAATTTGGCTAGAGGGCATGAAGCTGAGAGGATGAATAAGTACATTAGGTAGCGAGAAGACCGCTGTGAAAATAAGATATTCAAAATATGACTTTGATATCATGTGAAAGAATCTAAATTGTTTTCAACCCAAACACCTAATAAAACGAGTAGAGTAACTCAGGAGTCAGGACATACATTAAGGACATTTTTGGAAACCAATGGGGGGGCAAATGTATTCTCTAAGAGAGGGATACCGTGCGGGTTTAAATGTTCACGACCAATATTTTAACTACTTTTTGGGGTTATTTCAGCAAAGATCTTACCCATTATGAAGCAACAACATCTATTGCTATGCACGCTTCTGATCAGCAATGCTGCTGCTATGGAGGTAAGCACTGCTGCTATAAAACAAGTGTAGCAGCTATACAATTGTAATTGACAAGAATACTTCTTCAATTCCCCAGGCACTTCCTGTTTTTCTTGATGAATTAGTACCGGATTGGGGAGCAATTCTTCTTTCTGTGACATTGATACTCCTCTTTGGTGAGGTTAGTTCTCAAATATTGCAAACTTATGGCCTTAGCAAGTGCAAAAGGGATTTATGTGTTTTTTCTTCCCTGGtttcattttattttaatttgaagtACTAAGTTCTTTTAATTGATACTCATCTTATATGGCTGTTATTTTgctattttaatttcttttatgtatgttatgtattttatgttattatattatgagtctatcaatagtactaatatatcgtcactTGGTGCTTTCTTAagctgagggtctcctggaaacagtctctctgcccctcggggtaggggtaaggtctgcgtacatactaccctccccagacctcacttgtgggattatactgggatgttgttgttgaagTACTAAGTTCCATAATTTGGTTTGCAGATCATACCACAATCTCTCTGTACACGATATGGGTTAGCCATTGGTGCAACTGTTGCTCCAATTGTCCGCGTTCTTATTTGGTTTTGGTTTCCGGTAGCCTATCCAATAAGCAAGGTGCGATTATTTCTATCTGCATTTACGAGAAATGCAGCATATACTGCATATTTCCAAAACCAGTATGTATGAATTTACTAATGAGAAAAGAGTAGTATGTGTAAGTTTGCTTTCTTATATTGTTAATCGCCAGATTTTAGACTACCTATTGGGGAAAGGACATAAAGCTCTGTTTCGACGAGCTGAATTGAGAACACTAGTTGACATGCACGGTAACAAGGTACTTAACCTGTCACTCTCCGCTGAAGGACTGTTTCTCTATCCCTCTTTTACTTTCAGAGGATGCAGCTTGTCTGATGTAAATGAATTTTATGCTAACAGTGTATCTTAATCTGCTGTAACTAGTCTTATTTTAAGGTTAATAATCTCACTTTCATAGACACCTGTAGCTATTTTACATAGTGTATAGAATTAAGTTAAGTTAAGAAGGGAGCGTTGGGGTAACTGGTAACGTTGCTGTCATGTGACCAAGAGGTCACAGATTCGAACCGTGGAAATAGCCTCtcgcagaaatgcagggtaagcgGGCTGCCCTTTTTTAATAGAATTAAGTCaaagaatttcaaaatctctaCCCTTCCTTCTCCTTGGCCTTGTCCTAATTTAATGTGAACTGTACCGCTACCTGCCAATGCTGCTAAGTTTTTGGTGTTGTAACTAATCAGGCAGGAAAGGGGGGAGAGTTATTGCTTCATGAGACAACTATAATTGCAGGAGCACTTGATCTCACTGAGAAGACTGCAAGGGATGCCATGACTCCAATATCTGAAACTTTTGGTATTGACGTCAATGCCAATCTCGACAGGTACATTGTACTTGAGCTTATGACCATTTGCTGAGAAAGTTCAAGTTCTATGCACTGAtaatgtatataacttaaatgcTTACCAAAAGAAGTGAGATGCATAAGATAAGAAAATTTGATGTCTTTCAGCAGGGATCTGATAAATTTAATCTTGGAGAAGGGACATAGCAGGGTTCCAGTGTACTACGAACATCCAACAAACATAATCGGACTTGTCCTGGTAATTTCTTGCTGGCTCAGTACTGCACATAGAACATCCAAGTATTATTATCTTTGCTACGTAAATCGATAAGATCCGGCCAAAACTAGCAAAATGCCGTTCTTCCTTTGCTTATTCTAAGTTTCAAAACAGATGAACGTAAAATTACATATCCCTGGTAACTGACTTTCTTGCTTGAAGCAAGCTGGGAAATGCTTGTGTCCCCAAAGAAAAATCCTTCATCTTTATCGCTTACATGAGTCTGTATAGATTCAAACTACTTAGCAAGCACTGCCTGAGTCTGTATAGATTCAAAATGAATCATGATTCAAAATCGAGCTTTTCTTGAGTTAAAAATAGCAATCTCATATAGATGCCTGACTCTGCAAATGTATGGTTACTAATTATGGTGATAACATCTTAAGATTTTATATTCTGACAAACAGGTAAAGAATTTGGTGACAATTAATCCAAGAGACAACCTTTCTGTGAAGAGTGTAACAATACGGCGTATTCCAAGGTAGTTAAGCTAGAAATCGTCCATAGCTTTTGCATGGTTATTGCATAAGCACTGAGAAACTGGTGTTTTCTTAGTTGAGTGAATCATAGCA contains:
- the LOC104235012 gene encoding DUF21 domain-containing protein At2g14520-like, whose product is MGHTSLKCCNTEFFLYIVAVVFLVLCAGLMSGLTLGLMSMSIIDLEVLAKSGTPKDRLHASKILPIMKQQHLLLCTLLISNAAAMEALPVFLDELVPDWGAILLSVTLILLFGEIIPQSLCTRYGLAIGATVAPIVRVLIWFWFPVAYPISKILDYLLGKGHKALFRRAELRTLVDMHGNKAGKGGELLLHETTIIAGALDLTEKTARDAMTPISETFGIDVNANLDRDLINLILEKGHSRVPVYYEHPTNIIGLVLVKNLVTINPRDNLSVKSVTIRRIPRVSATMPLYDILNEFQKGLSHMAAVVKKHDGTTEKESANLSNGVREVRLSIPGESFYQRKSSRARRSLRKSKRYNANISRREYSKSRRWSEEVHPAILPIKEKSLSALSSEEVIGIITMEDVIEELLNEEIYDETDHLEANSLSRLGRISIDN